The following are encoded together in the Brassica napus cultivar Da-Ae chromosome A9, Da-Ae, whole genome shotgun sequence genome:
- the LOC106367303 gene encoding ABC transporter B family member 13: MDSTEPSSSGNIHTETDSKKKDSVSLMGLFGAADKLDCFLMILGGLGACTLGATLPLFFVFFGKMLDSLGNLSTDPKALSSRVSKNALDLVYLGLVTFLSAWIGVACWTQTGERQTARLRINYLKAILAKDITFFDTEARDSNLIFHISSDAILVQDAIGDKTGHVLRYLSQFVAGFVVGFLSVWQLTLLTLAVVPLIAIAGGGYAIIMSTISEKSEAAYADAGKVAEEVISQVRTVYAFVGEEKAVNTYSNSLKKALKLCKRSGLAKGLGVGLTYSLLFCAWALLLWYASLLVRHGKTNGAKAFTTILNVIFSGFALGQAAPSISAISKGRVAAANIFRMIGNKTLEGSERLDNGTTLQNVAGKIEFHQVSFAYPSRPNMVFENLSFTIPSGKTFAFVGPSGSGKSTIISMVQRFYEPNSGEILLDGKDIKSLKLDWLREQMGLVSQEPALFATTIASNILLGKENANMDQIIEASKAANADSFIKSLPNGYNTQVGEGGTQLSGGQKQRIAIARAVLRNPKILLLDEATSALDAESEKIVQQALDNVMEKRTTLVVAHRLSTIRNVDKIVVLRNGQVVETGSHSELLSRGGDYAALVNVQETEPQENPRSIMSETGKSQAGSSSSRRVSSSRRTSSFREVQEKTDKDSNGEDLSSSSTIWELIKLNAPEWPYALLGSIGAVLAGAQTPLFSMGIAYVLTAFYSPSPSVIKRDVEKVAIVFVGIAVVTAPIYLLQHYFYTLMGERLTSRVRLSLFSAILSNEIGWFDLDENNTGSLTSILAADATLVRSALADRLSTIVQNLSLTVTALAIAFYYSWRVAAVVTSCFPLLIAAALTEQLFLKGFGGDYTRAYSRATSVAREAIENIRTVASFGAEKQISEQFACELSKPTKSSFLRGHISGIGYGFSQFLAFCSYALGLWYVSVLIKHKETNFSDSIKSFMVLIVTAFSVAETLALTPDIVKGTQALGSVFRVLHRETEIPPDQPNSRLVTQIKGDIEFRNVSFAYPARLDIPIFQNLNLRVSAGKSLAVVGPSGSGKSTVIGLIMRFYDADKGNICIDGKDIRTLNLRSLRKKLALVQQEPALFSTTIYENIKYGNENASEAEIIEAAKAANAHEFISRMEEGYKTHVGEKGVQLSGGQKQRVAIARAVLKNPSVLLLDEATSALDTTSEKLVQEALDKLMKGRTTVLVAHRLSTIRKADTIAVLHKGRVVEKGSHRELVSISNGHYKQLTSLQEVV; encoded by the exons ATGGATAGCACAGAACCTTCCTCTAGTGGAAACATCCATACTGAGACGGACTCAAAGAAGAAAGACTCTGTTTCATTGATGGGTTTGTTTGGCGCAGCAGATAAACTTGATTGCTTTCTGATGATTCTAGGCGGTTTAGGAGCGTGTACTCTTGGCGCTACGCTTCctctcttctttgtcttcttcggGAAAATGCTAGACTCTCTTGGCAATCTTTCTACAGATCCTAAAGCCCTCTCTTCCCGCGTTTCAAAG aaTGCTCTAGACTTGGTCTACTTAGGACTGGTCACTTTTCTATCAGCCTGGATTG GAGTTGCATGTTGGACGCAAACAGGGGAAAGACAAACAGCTAGATTGCGCATAAACTATCTCAAAGCAATCTTAGCAAAAGACATTACTTTCTTTGATACAGAAGCTAGAGATTCAAATCTCATTTTCCACATCTCAAGTGATGCTATATTGGTTCAAGATGCAATTGGTGATAAG ACAGGCCATGTATTGCGGTATCTATCTCAGTTCGTAGCCGGATTTGTGGTAGGTTTTTTGTCGGTATGGCAACTTACGCTGCTCACGTTAGCAGTGGTTCCATTGATAGCAATTGCAGGTGGAGGGTACGCTATAATCATGTCTACCATCTCAGAAAAGAGCGAAGCTGCTTATGCTGATGCAGGCAAAGTAGCTGAAGAG GTTATTTCACAGGTGAGAACAGTGTATGCATTTGTAGGAGAAGAGAAAGCTGTAAACACTTACTCAAACTCTCTCAAGAAAGCTCTGAAACTCTGTAAAAGAAGCGGTCTTGCTAAAGGCTTAGGAGTTGGATTAACATATAGCCTATTGTTTTGTGCTTGGGCTTTGCTTTTGTGGTACGCTAGTCTTCTTGTACGCCACGGCAAAACAAACGGCGCAAAAGCCTTCACAACGATCCTCAATGTCATTTTCAGCGGATT TGCCTTAGGTCAAGCCGCGCCAAGCATATCAGCTATTTCCAAAGGCAGAGTTGCTGCTGCAAATATATTCAGAATGATAGGAAACAAGACTCTTGAAGGTTCTGAAAGATTAGACAACGGAACAACTTTGCAAAATGTAGCTGGGAAGATTGAGTTTCATCAAGTGTCTTTCGCTTATCCTTCAAGACCAAACATGGTGTTTGAGAATCTTAGTTTCACTATACCTTCAGGCAAGACTTTTGCATTTGTCGGTCCAAGTGGTTCAGGGAAAAGCACAATCATATCAATGGTACAACGTTTCTATGAACCTAACTCAGGGGAGATTCTCTTGGATGGAAAGGACATCAAGAGCTTGAAGCTGGACTGGTTGAGGGAGCAGATGGGCTTAGTGAGCCAAGAACCGGCCTTATTCGCCACAACTATAGCTTCCAATATTCTTCTTGGTAAAGAAAATGCTAATATGGATCAGATCATTGAAGCTTCTAAAGCAGCCAACGCAGATTCTTTCATTAAATCATTACCTAATGGTTACAATACTCAG GTTGGGGAAGGAGGAACTCAGCTCTCAGGAGGACAGAAGCAGAGGATTGCTATTGCTCGAGCGGTTCTAAGGAATCCAAAGATACTACTATTAGATGAAGCAACAAGCGCACTTGATGCTGAGTCAGAGAAGATTGTGCAGCAAGCACTTGACAATGTTATGGAGAAAAGAACAACACTAGTAGTTGCTCATAGATTGTCCACCATCCGTAATGTGGACAAGATTGTTGTATTGAGAAATGGTCAGGTTGTGGAAACTGGCAGCCACTCAGAACTGCTTTCAAGAGGAGGAGATTACGCGGCTCTTGTGAATGTCCAAGAGACAGAGCCTCAAGAAAACCCTAGATCAATTATGTCGGAAACCGGTAAGTCTCAAGCTGGTTCTTCTAGTTCAAGAAGAGTTTCTAGCTCAAGAAGGACCTCAAGCTTCAGGGAAGTCCAAGAGAAGACTGATAAAGATTCTAATGGAGAAGATTTAAGCTCGTCTTCAACGATATGGGAACTAATAAAGCTGAATGCTCCAGAGTGGCCATATGCGTTACTTGGCTCAATTGGTGCAGTTCTTGCTGGAGCACAAACTCCATTGTTCTCCATGGGGATTGCTTATGTCTTAACCGCGTTTTATTCGCCCTCTCCTAGTGTGATCAAACGTGATGTTGAAAAGGTAGCTATTGTCTTTGTTGGGATTGCAGTTGTAACAGCTCCTATCTATCTCCTTCAGCATTACTTCTACACACTTATGGGAGAGCGTCTTACTTCCAGGGTGCGCTTATCCCTCTTTTCAG CGATTCTTTCAAATGAGATTGGATGGTTTGATTTAGATGAGAACAACACTGGCTCGCTCACTTCAATCTTGGCTGCCGATGCTACTTTGGTGAGGAGTGCTCTAGCTGATCGCCTCTCGACAATAGTTCAGAACCTCTCTCTTACAGTGACAGCACTAGCAATAGCCTTTTACTACAGTTGGCGTGTTGCAGCTGTAGTAACTTCTTGTTTCCCTCTTCTCATTGCTGCTGCACTTACCGAG CAACTGTTTCTAAAAGGCTTTGGAGGAGATTATACAAGGGCTTACTCTAGGGCAACTTCAGTGGCGCGTGAGGCTATTGAGAATATAAGAACTGTGGCTTCCTTTGGCGCTGAAAAGCAGATCTCAGAGCAGTTTGCTTGTGAGCTAAGCAAACCAACCAAGAGTTCCTTTTTGAGAGGCCATATCTCTGGAATTGGATATGGTTTTTCTCAGTTTCTTGCCTTCTGTTCATACGCTCTTGGTCTCTGGTACGTCTCGGTTTTGATTAAGCACAAGGAGACTAATTTTTCGGATAGTATCAAGTCTTTCATGGTGTTGATCGTCACGGCTTTCTCAGTAGCGGAAACCCTTGCTTTGACACCAGATATCGTGAAGGGCACGCAAGCACTCGGCTCGGTTTTCAGGGTTTTGCATAGAGAGACTGAGATACCTCCAGATCAGCCTAACTCAAGATTGGTCACTCAGATCAAAGGAGATATAGAATTTAGAAACGTGAGCTTTGCGTATCCCGCAAGACTTGATATTCCCATTTTTCAAAACCTAAACCTAAGAGTCTCAGCCGGGAAAAGTCTTGCGGTCGTGGGACCTAGTGGTTCGGGCAAGAGCACGGTGATCGGTCTGATTATGAGATTTTATGATGCAGACAAAGGAAATATCTGTATCGATGGGAAAGACATAAGAACCCTAAACCTACGTAGCTTGCGGAAGAAGCTAGCGTTAGTTCAGCAAGAACCAGCTCTGTTTTCAACAACCATTTACGAGAACATCAAGTACGGGAACGAGAACGCGTCGGAGGCGGAGATAATCGAAGCCGCGAAAGCTGCGAACGCGCACGAGTTCATAAGCAGGATGGAAGAAGGGTACAAGACGCACGTGGGTGAAAAGGGAGTGCAGTTATCAGGTGGTCAGAAACAGAGAGTGGCTATCGCTAGGGCTGTTCTAAAGAATCCTTCAGTGCTTCTCCTTGATGAGGCAACGAGTGCTTTGGACACGACCTCGGAGAAACTGGTCCAAGAGGCGCTTGACAAGCTTATGAAGGGACGAACCACGGTGCTGGTGGCTCATAGGCTCTCGACCATAAGAAAAGCAGACACGATCGCTGTGTTGCACAAAGGAAGAGTTGTGGAGAAGGGAAGTCATAGAGAGCTTGTTTCCATATCTAATGGACATTATAAGCAATTGACAAGTCTTCAAGAAGTGGTATGA
- the LOC106367302 gene encoding probable methyltransferase At1g27930: MSNLIPPEKRWIITTVLLAGLVGGALLFTSFLRAADDAFFLCSTASAKSRAVAAAADYAATPIQLQAIVHYATSTVVPQQNMAEISISFNVLKELAPANFLVFGLGRDSLMWASLNPRGKTLFLEEDLEWFQKVTKDSPFLRAHHVRYRTQLQEADRLLRSYKTEPSCFPAKSYLRGNERCKLALTGLPDEFYDTEWDLIMVDAPKGYFAEAPGRMAAIYSAAVMARNRKKPGVTHVFLHDVNRRVEKTFANEFLCRKYRVHAAGRLWHFAIPPVAANATIDGGDYRFC; this comes from the coding sequence ATGAGCAACTTAATCCCACCTGAGAAACGATGGATCATCACCACCGTATTACTAGCCGGTCTAGTAGGCGGCGCTCTACTCTTCACAAGCTTCTTACGAGCCGCGGACGACGCTTTCTTCCTCTGCTCCACCGCCAGCGCCAAAAGCCGAGCTGTAGCCGCCGCGGCTGATTACGCAGCGACACCGATCCAGCTCCAAGCCATCGTCCACTACGCGACCTCCACGGTGGTCCCGCAACAGAACATGGCCGAGATCTCGATCTCTTTCAACGTCTTGAAAGAGCTAGCTCCGGCCAACTTCCTCGTCTTCGGACTGGGCCGCGACTCGCTCATGTGGGCTTCTCTCAACCCACGAGGCAAAACGTTGTTCCTCGAGGAAGATCTCGAGTGGTTCCAGAAAGTGACCAAAGACTCTCCTTTCCTCCGTGCGCATCACGTGCGTTACAGGACGCAGCTACAAGAAGCCGACAGGCTTCTACGCTCTTACAAAACGGAGCCGAGCTGTTTCCCGGCGAAATCTTATCTCCGAGGGAACGAGCGTTGCAAGCTCGCTCTCACCGGACTTCCTGATGAGTTCTACGATACGGAGTGGGATCTGATCATGGTCGACGCTCCTAAAGGCTACTTCGCCGAAGCTCCGGGAAGAATGGCGGCGATTTACTCGGCGGCGGTTATGGCTAGGAACAGGAAGAAGCCTGGAGTCACTCACGTGTTCTTGCACGATGTTAACAGGAGGGTGGAGAAGACTTTCGCCAACGAGTTTTTATGCCGGAAGTACAGAGTTCATGCCGCCGGGAGGTTGTGGCATTTCGCGATTCCTCCGGTGGCTGCAAACGCTACAATCGACGGTGGCGATTACAGGTTTTGTTAA